One window from the genome of Spirosoma rhododendri encodes:
- a CDS encoding glycoside hydrolase family 76 protein, with amino-acid sequence MSITRLLPVLCVAICVTIDAVGQSTQPSQTASTINWAKAADSASATLNRGFYDINAHYYRNGNLGDTTFHYWPQAHALDVLTDAYLRTRSPRYVTLMNEWMDGVRRKNGNTFLNEYYDDMLWNALAMLRVYEATHDKKWLMATLTLWEDIKTGWNDTMGGGIAWRKGQRYYKNTPANGPAIILAARLHRLLRRPADLAWATRIYNWEKKTLVDPASGLVYDGINQDNDGKLNTRWKFTYCQGVWIGGALELYKITKDRAYLADAVKTADLSLTDPTLTTDGLMRDEGKGDGGLFKGILVRYLTQLVLEPTLDNARRSRYVVFLQRNAQTLWQQGTTRPELTFGTFWQRPPAEGKTDLPTQLSGTMLLEAMALLNRSRID; translated from the coding sequence TCAACTGGGCCAAAGCTGCCGATAGTGCTTCGGCTACGCTAAATCGAGGTTTTTACGATATCAACGCGCACTACTACCGCAACGGCAATCTGGGCGACACGACCTTTCACTACTGGCCACAGGCCCACGCGCTCGACGTCTTGACCGACGCTTATCTGCGGACGCGTTCCCCCCGCTACGTCACCCTGATGAACGAGTGGATGGATGGGGTTCGGCGCAAAAACGGCAACACCTTTCTGAACGAGTATTACGACGACATGCTCTGGAACGCGCTGGCGATGCTGCGGGTCTATGAAGCTACGCACGACAAAAAATGGCTCATGGCCACGCTGACGCTTTGGGAGGACATAAAAACCGGCTGGAACGACACGATGGGCGGGGGCATTGCCTGGCGGAAAGGGCAGCGGTACTACAAAAACACGCCCGCCAACGGCCCCGCAATCATCCTCGCGGCCCGGCTCCACCGCCTGCTGCGTCGCCCCGCCGACCTCGCCTGGGCTACCCGCATCTACAACTGGGAAAAGAAAACGCTGGTCGATCCGGCGTCCGGGCTGGTCTACGATGGTATCAATCAGGACAATGACGGCAAGCTGAATACCCGTTGGAAGTTCACCTATTGCCAGGGCGTCTGGATTGGCGGAGCACTCGAACTCTACAAAATCACTAAAGACCGGGCATACCTGGCCGACGCCGTTAAAACCGCCGACCTCTCGCTCACGGACCCCACTCTTACGACCGACGGCCTGATGCGCGACGAAGGCAAGGGCGACGGCGGGCTGTTCAAAGGGATACTGGTGCGCTACCTCACTCAACTGGTACTAGAACCCACCCTCGACAACGCCCGACGCAGCCGGTACGTGGTTTTCCTGCAACGCAACGCGCAAACGCTCTGGCAACAGGGCACCACCCGCCCCGAGCTGACGTTCGGTACGTTCTGGCAACGCCCACCCGCCGAAGGCAAAACCGACCTACCCACCCAACTCAGCGGCACCATGCTACTCGAAGCGATGGCCCTGCTGAATCGCAGCCGGATTGACTAG